One window of the Syntrophorhabdus sp. genome contains the following:
- a CDS encoding acetate uptake transporter encodes MEEKLANPAPLGLMGFGMTTVLLNIHNAGFFPVGSMILAMGAFYGGLAQIIAGILEYKKGNTFGVTAFTSYGLFWWTLVFILVFKGLPGNPESFMGWYLFMWGLFTFFMWFGTWGKNRGIQFVFLSLFILFWLLAIRDWTGSTAIGTLAGWEGIICGLSAVYLAMAEVLNEVHGRTVLPIGEIKK; translated from the coding sequence ATGGAAGAAAAGCTTGCTAACCCCGCACCACTCGGCCTCATGGGATTCGGTATGACCACCGTGCTTCTGAACATCCACAACGCGGGGTTCTTCCCCGTGGGATCGATGATCCTCGCGATGGGGGCCTTTTACGGAGGCCTTGCCCAGATCATTGCTGGCATCCTGGAGTACAAGAAAGGAAACACCTTCGGCGTAACGGCCTTCACGTCGTACGGCCTTTTCTGGTGGACCCTCGTATTCATTCTCGTCTTCAAGGGACTTCCCGGGAACCCCGAATCCTTCATGGGATGGTACCTCTTCATGTGGGGCCTGTTCACCTTCTTCATGTGGTTCGGTACGTGGGGCAAGAACAGGGGCATACAGTTCGTGTTCCTGAGCCTTTTCATCCTCTTCTGGCTTCTTGCCATCCGTGACTGGACGGGCAGTACCGCCATCGGCACCCTTGCCGGATGGGAAGGCATCATCTGCGGCCTCTCCGCCGTCTACCTGGCAATGGCCGAGGTCTTGAACGAGGTGCACGGAAGGACCGTCCTTCCCATAGGGGAGATAAAGAAGTAA